The genomic DNA TGCCGATCTGTGGCTGCTCAGCGGGAGTTGGCGTGACCAGCAGGCGATGACAGGTTATTTCGAGTCGCCGACTTTGCAGGTGTTTGGCGAGCTGGTGCAGGCCCAGGTGGTCAGCAGCCTGGATCTGCATACCTTCGGTTGAATGCCGCGCCGCGCGGGGTAGAATGCCGCCCCTCGATCAACGACGCGGATTGCAACATGGCACGTAAAGAGTTCCCGCATTTCGAAGCGGTTTCGGCGATGGTCCCGGTGGAAGGCGGCGGTTACCACGCCGCCATCGCGGTCAAGGCGCTGGGCATGGGCGGTGCGCCGCGTTTTCACAAGGTGCTCGGCGGTCAGGTGTTCAAGAGCGCCATGGCGGCCGACGAGGCCGCCTGCGCCGAGCTCGAACGCCTCAAGGGCGTTGGTGAAGAAGGCGAGTTGGTCTGGTGATCAGGCCTGCGGCCTTCTCATCTTGAAAAGGTTGCCCAGCTCGAAGTAGTCCGCCGGGCCACCGCCTCGCAAGATCGGCTCGGCGGCCGCGGTGTCGTAGATACCGTCCTTGAGCAGGTGCTCAGCGATGTGCACCGCCACCACCTCGCCGAGGATCAGCCAGCTCGGCACATGTTCCTGGTCAGCCCGCTTGAGCTGGACGATCTGGCTCACCTTGCATTCGAAGGCCACCGGGGTTTCGCCCACGCGGGGTACCTTCACCAGGCTCGACGGGGTTGCCGTCAACCCGCTCAAGTCGAACTCGTTCACCTCTGCCGGTACGGCTGCGCAGCTCTGGTTCATGGCTTCGGCCAGCGGGCGGGTGGCCAGGTTCCAGACGAACTCGCCGGTCTGCTCGATATTGTTCAGGCTGTCTTTGCGCCCGACGCTGCAGAAACCGATGATCGGGGGGATGTAGTTGAAGGCGTTGAAGAAACTGTAGGGCGCGAGGTTCAAGCGGCCTTCGCGGTCCTGGGAGGAGATCCAGCCGATCGGGCGTGGGCCGACGATGGCATTGAACGGGTCGTGGGGCAGGCCGTGGCCTTGGGCAGGTTCGTAGTAGTACATCTGTCGGGCTTGTGGCCCTACCTCCAGAGGGGACGAGGCGCCTAGTGTGCCAAGCTTGTGCCCGCCTGGAAATGATCAAGCCCGACCGAGGCCGGGCTGGTTGCACGCATCAGGGATCAGCTGATGCGGTGGGCGTTGGTGCGGTCGAAGCCGTCTTCGGCGAAGCGTTGTGCGCCGGTGCGGTCGAAGCCGTCTTCGGCGAAGCGTTGTGCGCCAGTGCGGTCGAAGCCGTCTTCGGCGAAGCGTTGTGCGCCAGTGCGGTCGAAGCCGTCTTCGGCGAAGCGTTGTGCACCGGTACGGTCGAAACCGTCTTCAGCGTAAGTGGCTGCTTGGCTCTGGGCCGCTGCGAAGCTGTGGGCGTTGGTGCGGTCGAAGCCATCTTCGGCGAAGGCGCCAGTGGCGAAAACCGAGAGGGCCAGGGTGAGGATCAGTTTGTTTTTCATGATGGTTGCTCCGGTGGGTTCAAGAGGTTGTTTGTTTCTATGAGTCCAATGCTACTCCGATCAATTTGATTAAAAAGCGCAAAAGTTGGCGTTAAATAATCGAATTATCAGATGTTTCTTGGCGCGCCGATTGTCACTTCGCACTTGGTACGGCCCGGCAACGCCAGGGATGCGTTCCGGAGTGCAATTGGGCTCTCCAGCCTACGCAGGATGCAGCAGCGGTATTAATTCGGGGTTAAGGCGGGGATTTGGTGGGCTGTCGGGTGAGTGTCAAGGGCGCCAGAACACTCAAGCCATGCAACCAGCGACATCACAAAGGCTTTGCGAGCAACCAAAAAAAAGGGGCGCCCAGTTACTGGGGCGCCCCTTTTCAAACCGCAGGATCACTGTCAGTCAGTAGTAATCCGCGAATGCTGCTTGGTGTCCTTCATGGTCGCATACACCAACAGTGAACAAGCGATGCACGCCGTGACGTACCAGTAGAAACCGCTCTCCATGCCGGCGCTCTTGAACCACAGGGCTACGTATTCTGCGGTGCCGCCGAAGATCGAGACGGTCAGGGCGTAAGGCAGACCAACGCCCAGGGCGCGAATCTCGGTGGGGAACAGTTCGGCCTTGACCACGGCGTTGATCGAGGTGTAACCGCTGACGATGATCAACGCAGCCATGATCAGGAAGAACGCGCCCCACCAGGTCTGAATGGTGTGCAGGGTGCTGAGGATCGGTACGGTGAACAGGGTGCCCAGCACGCCGAAGGCAATCAGGATCGGGCGACGGCCGATCTTGTCCGACAGGCCGCCGATGATCGGCTGCAGGCACATGAACAGGAACAGTGTGGCCGCCGAGATGGTGGTCGAATCACTGATGCTCATGCCTACGGTGTTGACCAGGTACTTCTGCATGTAGGTGGTGTAGGTATAGAAGGCCAGGGTGCCGCCCATGGTCAGGCCGACCACGGTCATCAGTTCCTTGGGGTGGCGCATCAGGGTGCGCATCAGGCTTTCCTTGGCCTTTTCCTTCTTGGTGAACGAGGCGGTTTCTTCCATGCCACGGCGCAGGTACAGCGCGACCACCGCGCACAGCGCGCCAATCACGAACGGTACGCGCC from Pseudomonas putida includes the following:
- a CDS encoding flavin reductase family protein, which produces MYYYEPAQGHGLPHDPFNAIVGPRPIGWISSQDREGRLNLAPYSFFNAFNYIPPIIGFCSVGRKDSLNNIEQTGEFVWNLATRPLAEAMNQSCAAVPAEVNEFDLSGLTATPSSLVKVPRVGETPVAFECKVSQIVQLKRADQEHVPSWLILGEVVAVHIAEHLLKDGIYDTAAAEPILRGGGPADYFELGNLFKMRRPQA
- a CDS encoding MFS transporter, coding for MDNATSLPTGAAVAPAAERTTASRLKSIFSGSIGNMVEWYDWYVYAAFSLYFAKAFFPAGDSTAQLLNTAAIFAVGFLMRPIGGWLMGLYADRKGRKAALMASVLLMCAGSLVIALTPGYETIGVAAPVLLVIARLLQGLSVGGEYGTSATYLSEMASKERRGFFSSFQYVTLISGQLIALAVLIVLQQTLTTEQLYAWGWRVPFVIGALCAVVALYLRRGMEETASFTKKEKAKESLMRTLMRHPKELMTVVGLTMGGTLAFYTYTTYMQKYLVNTVGMSISDSTTISAATLFLFMCLQPIIGGLSDKIGRRPILIAFGVLGTLFTVPILSTLHTIQTWWGAFFLIMAALIIVSGYTSINAVVKAELFPTEIRALGVGLPYALTVSIFGGTAEYVALWFKSAGMESGFYWYVTACIACSLLVYATMKDTKQHSRITTD